In Rhodomicrobium lacus, the following proteins share a genomic window:
- a CDS encoding invasion associated locus B family protein, with product MQRTAKLLAACLFAACAAGLGAAQAQEIGSGQVKAIYGAWKLKCAQLAGAKKEKCALVQDLKLEDRPNMFMTVLLMRAFEDQNKKILRIVAPLDVVLPAGLGLRVDGKDVGNVKFLKCRKFGCLAEVIVDDQLIGKFTSGQTASFIVFPTPDSGVGFPAPLAGLSDGLKGLN from the coding sequence ATGCAAAGAACGGCCAAACTTCTCGCCGCGTGCCTTTTCGCAGCTTGCGCTGCGGGCCTTGGGGCTGCCCAGGCTCAGGAAATCGGCTCCGGTCAGGTGAAGGCCATCTACGGGGCCTGGAAGCTGAAATGCGCGCAACTCGCGGGCGCGAAGAAGGAAAAATGCGCGCTCGTGCAGGATCTGAAGCTCGAAGACCGGCCGAACATGTTCATGACCGTGCTTCTGATGCGGGCGTTCGAGGACCAGAACAAGAAGATCCTTCGCATCGTGGCGCCGCTCGACGTCGTGCTTCCGGCGGGTCTTGGCCTGCGCGTGGACGGCAAGGATGTGGGCAACGTCAAATTCCTGAAATGCCGCAAATTCGGCTGTCTGGCCGAGGTGATCGTGGACGATCAGCTGATCGGAAAATTCACGAGCGGGCAGACGGCGAGCTTCATCGTGTTTCCGACACCGGACTCGGGCGTCGGGTTTCCTGCCCCGCTAGCCGGGCTTTCCGACGGCCTCAAGGGTCTGAACTGA